CAGCACTAATTTAAATTCGGGATTACAAATAAAAGTTAGGGCTTTTTCCCAAGCTTTTTGAGCTGTTTCGATATCTCGATCGCGGTCTTGCGTGTCCCAGGTAAAACCTTCACCCATCGCATGAAATTCTAGCTGTTTTTCCCAGAGTTCAAAAACGGCTTTCTCTGCGGGTTCCCAGGCTCCCTTGATAAATTGTACTATGGCGACGCGGTAGCCGTGACCGAGCGATCGCACAACCATGCCCAAAGCCGCCGTAGTTTTGCCTTTACCGTTACCCGTATTGACAATTATCAAACCTTTATCTGGGGCTGCATTAGCAATTCGCTGCGCCTGTACCTCTTGGCGGCGCTGCATTTTCTGTTTGTGCTGCTCGGCAGTTAAGCCCGTGGTTGTAGTCGTTTCTGTATTAGTTTCCATGAGATTTATTGTAACGGCAAGATGAGGTATGTATGGTGATTGATAATTGGTAATTAGTAATTTGTACTCAACCAGCTTTTCGGTGATTGCTGATTGCCCGTTACCAAACGTAGCTCATATTTCTGAGAACTACTATATATTTAGGATGTCTATTTGTAGCATTTTTCCCAAAAATGCAAATTTAGGGAATCTCCAAACCATTATCCAGTATAGCAGTGGGTCTGGGACAGTTGCAGAGCAAGAAAATCAAACCGTTTCTGCGATCGGGCTAGAGGCTCTATTCATGAGGTTATTTATCTCCTCACCGCTGTGGCGATTGCTATAAATCCTCCCAATTTACAGCATTTTTCAAGTATGTGAGGTACACCAAAAAGGTAGGGACACGGCAGTGCCGTGTCCCTAGGGGGTTCTTGATGTACGGACGAAGCCTAAAATCTGCTGTAAAACTTGTACAGACCGAACTAGAAGTATCTAAAATCCCAAATCCCAAATCTCAAATTTCAAATCTCAAATCATCATATTACGCCCAGACTGCTTGCAAGTTTAGCACGAAACCGGGTAAAATATCTTCTCCTGAAAGCTCTGCGGGACATTCCAGAATTTCTTTGTCTTGTCCTTGGCGGTAGATTTCAACTCGGCGCGTTTTGCGGTTAATTAACCAGCCTAATTTTACTTGATTGTCCATGTACTCTTGCATTTTGTCTTGAGTATCTTTGAGACTGTCCGTCGGCGACATTAACTCTAAGACAAAATCTGGTGCAATCGGAGGAAACTTTTGTTTTTGTTCGGTAGTGAGTGCATCCCATCTGTGTTGTTCGATCCAAGAAACATCGGGAGAACGATTGGCACCGTTGGGTAGCTTGAAACAAGTTGAAGAATCGAAACAAACTCCCAGTTTAGTTCGTCTGTTCCAAATTCCAAAATCAATAGATATTTCAAAATTATAATTTCCGGTTTCTCCTCCTGTGGGCGACATGACGGTTATTTCTCCTTGGGCGTTGCGTTCAAATTTGACCTCGGGGTTTTGGCGGCACAGTTGATAAAATTGGTCGTCGGTGATTTTGGCGATCGCATTAAAGTTGATGGTAACTGCTATCATGATTTTAGGGGCTGCACTTGGAGTGTTGAAATTGCAGGTGAATGCCGGTCGATGCAGGTTGTGTAAATCCTAAATATCGATTTTAAACTGGTGAAGGCTGTTTTTTTAACTGGGAAGATTTGAAGTCAAACGTGTGGTCTCATTATATCACAACTTTATAAGTATCTACTATAATTATCGTGAAAACCTTTTTGAATGAAAGATTTGCAGACATACCAATAATAAAAGGCAATGTTGATTTCGCTCAATAACTTGGGAACTCCTTCTAGCAAAATACCTAATATTTTGCTTTCTAACTTCAGCGCGTCCATACCGATCGCAAAAAACAACAATCCCAATCCAGCTAACAAGATTTTGTAGGGAGTATATCTGAGTTCTAGCCGAAAAAACCATCCGTAGGAGAACACAAAAATAGCATAGATAAAACTAACTCCTAACTTGGGAATTCCCCAGGCGTTAATATATAGATGAATCCTGTAAATTTCATTAAGCAGAAATGCGCCTGTCAACAAAGCAGAGGACAGAATAAATCGACTTTCCCAAGGGCGCGGCTGCATAGTTTTTGCGAGCCCGTAGCTAAAACTACAAACAATAACTGGCACAGCACATAATACTTGAAACGTGCGAGTCAACAAAGCAACATTGGGATTGGGAGAGAAAAAAGGGTGAAAGAATAAATCACTGACTTGCAAGCCGGAAATTTGAGTCAAGACAACCAGAAATCCCACCAGCAAAAGTGACCAACAATTGAGTCGAAAAGCTGAGCGAAAAATAGTCATGAGCGAGGGAGAACTAAAAGACAGTTTACCGCAGCCGAATCAAAAAATACTTTTCCACTATAGCTGGTGATTTGCTAAACTAATAAAAGTCTTGTCAAATAGGGTGACACTGATGCTGTCGGTAAAAGAAGCAGAATCGATCGTTCTAAATTTAGCGGCACCTCTCGACAGTCAGCGGGATGTAGAAATTGTAGACTTGCTGGCAGCATCGGGGCGCATTTTGGCTGCACCCGTCACTGGTTCCCTCGATTTTCCTTATTGGGACAATTCGGCGATGGATGGGTACGCGGTGCGGTTTGCGGATGTTGAAAATTGCAGCGCTGACAAACCAGCGGTACTCGAAATCGTTGAGGAAATTCCAGCGGGATATCTGCCTCAATGTACCGTGCAATCAAGCCAAGCGGCGCGAATTTTTACGGGCGCTATGATGCCGGATGGTGCTGATACGGTGGTAATGCAGGAAGAAACGAGGCGTGAGGGCGATCGCATTTTTATCTTAGTTTCTCCTGAAAAGCCACAAGCATTTGTCAGGCACAAAGGCGCTTTTTATCAAGCAGAAACAACTTTGCTAACACCCGGTACAGTTATCA
The window above is part of the Microcoleus sp. bin38.metabat.b11b12b14.051 genome. Proteins encoded here:
- the cobO gene encoding cob(I)yrinic acid a,c-diamide adenosyltransferase; the encoded protein is METNTETTTTTGLTAEQHKQKMQRRQEVQAQRIANAAPDKGLIIVNTGNGKGKTTAALGMVVRSLGHGYRVAIVQFIKGAWEPAEKAVFELWEKQLEFHAMGEGFTWDTQDRDRDIETAQKAWEKALTFICNPEFKLVLLDEVNIALKMGYLQVEQVLSGLEQKPAETHVILTGRGAPPELIERADLVTEMTLVKHPFREQGIKAQAGIEY
- a CDS encoding Uma2 family endonuclease, with the protein product MIAVTINFNAIAKITDDQFYQLCRQNPEVKFERNAQGEITVMSPTGGETGNYNFEISIDFGIWNRRTKLGVCFDSSTCFKLPNGANRSPDVSWIEQHRWDALTTEQKQKFPPIAPDFVLELMSPTDSLKDTQDKMQEYMDNQVKLGWLINRKTRRVEIYRQGQDKEILECPAELSGEDILPGFVLNLQAVWA